In Penaeus vannamei isolate JL-2024 chromosome 15, ASM4276789v1, whole genome shotgun sequence, the following are encoded in one genomic region:
- the LOC138864126 gene encoding uncharacterized protein, whose amino-acid sequence MQGMLIPVPDRPISRDPSIQLEVREAISKLKGGKAACISDIPAKLLKVEVECHHEFGHGLLPGMLSWQYNSVHHELLMKILKLWGIPTWIIGLIASLYTGTESAVGGLSRFFPVDSGVKRGCVFAPTLFNTYKAWTVGRATFQCQCGATLGNIKVTVLYLVDNVAVLPESLAYRSPELRPRSRILGEPVQSIRVCFEDVEVTESFTYLGSAVLHVSGLSDQEASRRIGLAADQVLGCASTYAEGLSYVPLRP is encoded by the exons ATGCAAGGGATGTTAATTCCTGTGCCTGACCGACCTATCAGCAGAGATCCTTCTATCCAGcttgaagttagggaggcgatctctaagctgaagggtgggaaagctgcatGTATATCTGATATCCCTGCAAAACTGCTAAAGGTTGAAG TAGAATGTCATCATGAGTTTGGTCATGGGCTGCTTCCAGGCATGCTGTCTTGGCAGTATAATTCGGTGCATCATGAATTGTTAATGAAGATCCTGAAACTTTGGGGAATTCCGACATggattattggacttatagcaagcctgtatactggtaccgAAAGTGCTGTTGGTGGCCTGTCGAGATTCTTCCCTGTTGACTCAGGAGTGAAGCGAGGCTGTGtttttgcaccaacacttttcaacacttacaaGGCCTGGACAGTGGGTAGAGCTACTTTCCAAtgtcagtgtggagcaacactagGTAATATCAAGGTCACAGTCCTTTACCTTGTCGACAATGTTGCAGTTCTACCTGAGTCCCTGGCTTACAGGTCTCCTgaactaagaccaagatccaggattttgggagaacctgttcagtcgatacgtgtTTGTTtcgaggacgttgaagtcacagagagcttcacATATCTTGGCAGTGCGGTTCttcatgtctctgggctgtcagaccaggaagccagtagacggattggtctggcagcagacCAAGTATTAGGATGTGccagtacctatgcagaaggactaagttacgtacctttaaggccttga